The following coding sequences are from one Eucalyptus grandis isolate ANBG69807.140 chromosome 11, ASM1654582v1, whole genome shotgun sequence window:
- the LOC104425168 gene encoding zinc transporter 8, translating to MRLLCLLALIPLAAAECKCDSDEEGHNKSQALKYKLAAIASILVAGTVGVCLPILGKTVPALHPERSIFFIIKAFAAGVILSTGLIHVLPDAFENLTSPCLSERPWGEFPFAGFVAMLGALGTLMVDTVATSYFKKLHADNAGSDKSVGDEERARENRGQVPVHTHATHGHSHGPISTDAESDLLRHRVISQVLELGIVVHSVIIGVSLGASESPKTIKPLVAALSFHQFFEGMGLGGCITQAKFKTRATVVMALFFSLTTPIGICIGLGVTTKYDENSPTALIVEGIFNAASSGILVYMSLVDLLAADFMSPKLQNNGRLLFGTNVALLLGAGCMSLLAKWA from the exons ATGCGGCTCCTGTGCCTGCTCGCGTTGATCCCGCTCGCCGCGGCGGAGTGCAAGTGCGATAGCGATGAGGAGGGACACAACAAGAGCCAGGCCCTCAAGTACAAGCTGGCGGCCATCGCGTCGATCCTCGTGGCGGGCACGGTCGGGGTGTGCCTCCCGATCCTGGGGAAGACCGTCCCGGCTCTGCACCCGGAGAGGagcatcttcttcatcatcaaggcCTTCGCGGCCGGGGTGATCCTGTCCACCGGGTTGATCCACGTCCTCCCCGACGCCTTCGAGAACTTGACCTCGCCGTGCCTGAGCGAGCGCCCGTGGGGGGAGTTCCCGTTCGCGGGGTTCGTGGCCATGCTCGGCGCCCTCGGGACGTTGATGGTGGACACGGTCGCCACTTCCTATTTCAAGAAGCTGCATGCCGACAACGCCGGATCGGACAAGAGCGTCGGAGACGAAGAGAGGGCCAGAGAGAACCGAGGTCAAGTACCCGTCCACACGCACGCGACTCATGGCCACTCTCACGGTCCAATATCGACGGACGCGGAGTCGGATCTCCTGCGGCATCGAGTGATATCTCAG GTGCTGGAGTTGGGGATCGTGGTGCACTCGGTGATTATAGGGGTCTCACTGGGGGCTTCGGAGAGTCCAAAGACCATCAAGCCTCTTGTTGCTGCCTTGTCCTTTCACCAGTTCTTTGAAGGCATGGGTCTCGGTGGATGCATCACTCAG GCCAAATTCAAGACTCGGGCGACTGTAGTCATGGCACTGTTTTTCTCCCTCACGACGCCGATCGGGATTTGTATAGGATTGGGAGTCACCACTAAGTATGATGAGAACAGCCCGACGGCGCTCATCGTGGAGGGCATCTTCAATGCTGCATCTTCGGGGATATTGGTTTACATGTCCCTGGTCGATCTTCTTGCTGCTGACTTCATGAGCCCAAAGTTGCAGAACAACGGGAGGCTCCTGTTTGGGACCAACGTGGCTCTTCTCCTCGGTGCTGGGTGCATGTCTCTCCTGGCCAAATGGGCTTGA
- the LOC104425170 gene encoding zinc transporter 8: MRLLCLLALIPLVAAECTCESDPEERNRTRALKYKLAAIASILVAGAVGVCLPIVGKTVPALHPERSIFFIIKAFAAGVILSTGLIHVLPDAFENLTSPCLSETPWGDFPFAGFVAMLGALGTLMVDTVATSYFKKRHADKTVSDKSGDEEKARENQGEVHVHTHATHGHSHGPISTDSESDLLRHRVISQVLELGIVVHSVIIGVSLGASESPQTIKPLVAALSFHQFFEGMGLGGCISQAKFKTRATVVMALFFSLTTPVGIVIGLGVSNVYDENSPTALIVEGIFNAASSGILVYMSLVDLLAADFMSSKLQNNGRLLFGTNVALLLGAGCMSLLAKWA; encoded by the exons ATGAGGCTCCTGTGCCTGCTCGCGTTGATCCCGCTCGTCGCGGCGGAGTGCACGTGCGAGAGCGATCCCGAGGAACGCAACAGGACCCGGGCCCTCAAGTACAAGCTGGCCGCCATCGCATCGATCCTCGTGGCGGGCGCGGTTGGGGTGTGCCTCCCGATCGTGGGGAAGACCGTCCCGGCTCTGCACCCGGAGAGGAgtatcttcttcatcatcaaggcCTTCGCGGCCGGGGTGATCCTGTCCACCGGGTTGATACACGTCCTCCCGGACGCCTTCGAGAACTTGACGTCGCCGTGCCTGAGCGAGACCCCGTGGGGGGATTTCCCGTTCGCGGGGTTCGTGGCCATGCTCGGCGCACTCGGGACGTTGATGGTTGACACGGTCGCCACTTCTTATTTTAAGAAGCGACACGCCGACAAGACCGTATCGGACAAGAGCGGAGACGAAGAGAAGGCCAGAGAGAACCAAGGTGAAGTACATGTGCACACGCACGCGACTCATGGCCACTCTCACGGTCCGATATCGACGGACTCGGAGTCGGATCTCCTGCGGCATCGAGTGATATCTCAG GTGCTAGAGTTGGGGATCGTGGTGCACTCGGTGATAATAGGGGTATCGCTGGGGGCTTCGGAAAGTCCACAGACCATCAAGCCTCTTGTTGCTGCCTTGTCCTTTCACCAGTTCTTTGAAGGCATGGGTCTCGGTGGATGCATCTCTCAG GCCAAGTTCAAGACTCGGGCGACTGTAGTCATGGCACTGTTTTTCTCCCTCACGACCCCAGTTGGGATCGTTATAGGATTGGGAGTCAGCAACGTGTATGACGAGAACAGCCCGACCGCGCTCATTGTGGAGGGGATCTTCAATGCTGCATCTTCGGGGATATTGGTTTACATGTCCCTGGTCGATCTTCTTGCTGCTGACTTCATGAGCTCAAAGTTGCAGAACAACGGGAGGCTCCTGTTTGGGACCAACGTGGCTCTTCTCCTCGGTGCTGGGTGCATGTCTCTCCTGGCCAAATGGGCTTGA